The proteins below come from a single Natranaerofaba carboxydovora genomic window:
- a CDS encoding helix-turn-helix transcriptional regulator, with translation MKHEEAKKKLLENPEVKREYDELEYLYEIKEQIIKIRNEKGLSQKELAEILGTKQSAISRLENDMYNPTVEFLNKIAKACDKELEINFK, from the coding sequence ATGAAACATGAAGAAGCAAAGAAAAAGTTATTAGAAAATCCTGAAGTAAAAAGAGAGTACGATGAACTAGAATATCTTTATGAAATTAAAGAGCAAATTATAAAGATACGCAACGAAAAGGGGCTTAGCCAAAAAGAGTTAGCTGAAATCTTAGGAACCAAGCAATCTGCAATTTCCAGGCTAGAGAATGATATGTATAATCCCACTGTAGAATTTTTAAATAAAATCGCTAAAGCCTGTGATAAAGAACTTGAAATTAATTTTAAGTAG
- a CDS encoding stalk domain-containing protein gives MKQKAHLTLIIILAVTLFSTTVYSYAQDDLDRDKSGVIYYDEELDPAEDERAEIEFVLKNEDGDYIGEENHVYFYIESSRDSDDIDLYYHEERNYQVDYQGDNIWRIETDDPDADFVDGRYISIWVETNDPGEVEFYIGKEKDNDQVVDMFMGSDYGGNVSIEVAELDAESYDLEISDDLVEAGEIYDLTATVREYEDGPRLRNMEVTFYQREEGESSWNELDTVETDRDGVAELSVETEKAGAYEYTAAVGDAERGYVKKSITVVAASDLDTITALDDEINITEGEQKIYFRIMDEYGNINKDYEHGLANFENFSRQTREEYDYTERIEITAYNPDGEETEYSGRDIEYCPDNEAMFADIDFDELGEWEVRGEISGTAMRDETYVNVTEFGEIEDIELELDNKVMRNFTAGDDSYNFEYYEEDKAKVYLIDEDGVRIEYDTTDDDIYFASSSTSTASINSSTGQITPRSTGETEIRARHAEKDLEDSKTLYLSGEPDEIEITKKIEPGELDGEVILTMLDSNGIRAIPGEFETYTEDDTEYPEEFVEDVEYEILDTDGLEILDKQDFEYGKASFQVEADDYGEYTVDLFTDFGLSKTFDIVFEELTPQKVIMTIDDKKAIVDGEEVSMDVSPTIVNDRTFLPFRIVGEILGVDVEWDGDKRAVEAEYEGTEVMLFIDEITAYIDDEPYELDGEPYIDEDSDRTMIPFRFFAEAFGADVEWDEDEEEITVEM, from the coding sequence ATGAAACAAAAAGCACACTTAACCTTAATTATTATCCTGGCAGTAACACTTTTTAGCACTACAGTCTATTCCTATGCCCAAGATGACCTAGACAGAGACAAAAGCGGAGTAATCTACTACGACGAAGAACTAGACCCGGCAGAAGATGAAAGAGCCGAGATAGAATTTGTATTAAAAAATGAAGACGGAGATTATATAGGCGAAGAAAACCATGTTTACTTCTATATCGAATCAAGTAGAGACAGTGATGATATTGACCTTTACTACCACGAAGAAAGAAACTACCAAGTCGATTACCAGGGAGATAACATCTGGCGAATAGAGACAGATGACCCTGATGCCGATTTCGTTGATGGTAGATACATCTCCATATGGGTAGAAACAAATGACCCCGGCGAAGTTGAATTTTACATCGGCAAAGAAAAAGACAATGACCAGGTAGTAGACATGTTTATGGGAAGTGATTACGGCGGCAACGTTAGCATAGAAGTGGCCGAATTAGACGCAGAAAGCTATGACCTAGAGATCTCTGATGACCTGGTTGAAGCGGGGGAAATTTACGATCTTACAGCAACGGTAAGAGAATACGAGGACGGCCCCAGGCTAAGGAACATGGAAGTGACTTTTTATCAGCGAGAAGAAGGTGAATCTAGCTGGAACGAACTTGACACAGTAGAAACCGACCGGGACGGGGTGGCAGAACTTTCAGTGGAAACAGAAAAAGCCGGTGCATATGAATACACCGCTGCAGTAGGAGACGCTGAGAGAGGTTACGTAAAAAAATCAATCACAGTAGTAGCCGCATCAGACTTAGACACTATAACAGCTTTGGATGATGAAATAAACATAACAGAAGGTGAACAAAAAATATACTTTAGAATTATGGATGAATATGGTAATATAAATAAAGATTATGAACATGGCCTTGCGAATTTCGAAAACTTCTCTAGACAAACAAGAGAAGAATATGACTACACAGAAAGAATAGAAATTACAGCATATAACCCTGACGGTGAAGAAACAGAATACTCCGGCCGGGATATAGAATACTGTCCTGATAACGAAGCAATGTTTGCAGATATAGATTTTGATGAACTTGGAGAATGGGAAGTAAGAGGAGAAATATCCGGCACTGCAATGAGAGATGAAACCTATGTAAATGTAACCGAATTCGGTGAGATAGAAGACATAGAATTAGAATTAGATAACAAGGTAATGAGAAATTTCACTGCCGGTGATGACAGCTATAACTTTGAATACTATGAAGAAGACAAAGCAAAAGTATACCTAATCGATGAAGATGGAGTAAGAATCGAGTATGATACCACTGACGACGACATCTATTTTGCCTCCTCTAGCACCTCCACAGCATCAATTAACAGCAGTACCGGACAGATAACTCCAAGGTCCACCGGCGAAACCGAAATAAGAGCTCGCCACGCTGAAAAAGACTTAGAAGACTCCAAAACCCTGTATCTATCAGGAGAACCTGATGAGATAGAAATAACCAAGAAGATAGAACCCGGAGAGCTAGATGGCGAAGTTATCCTAACTATGCTTGACTCTAACGGTATCAGAGCAATACCCGGCGAATTCGAAACCTACACAGAAGATGATACCGAATACCCTGAAGAATTTGTCGAAGACGTGGAATATGAAATCCTTGATACCGATGGCCTAGAAATCCTAGACAAACAAGACTTTGAATACGGCAAAGCCTCCTTCCAGGTAGAAGCAGATGACTACGGCGAGTATACTGTTGATCTTTTTACTGACTTTGGCCTTAGTAAAACCTTTGATATAGTATTCGAAGAACTAACACCCCAAAAAGTAATAATGACCATAGATGACAAAAAAGCTATAGTTGATGGAGAGGAAGTAAGTATGGATGTATCCCCTACAATTGTAAATGATAGGACATTCTTACCTTTCAGAATCGTAGGTGAAATACTTGGTGTTGATGTAGAATGGGACGGTGACAAAAGAGCAGTAGAAGCAGAATACGAAGGAACAGAAGTAATGTTATTTATAGACGAAATAACAGCCTATATTGATGATGAACCCTACGAACTAGACGGAGAGCCATATATTGACGAAGACTCTGACAGAACCATGATACCCTTTAGATTCTTCGCAGAAGCCTTTGGTGCAGATGTAGAATGGGACGAAGACGAAGAGGAGATAACTGTAGAGATGTAG
- a CDS encoding UDP-glucose dehydrogenase family protein, with product MPENKSLNITIVGTGYVGLTTGVSLAYLGHKVTCVDTNPAVISKLKEKTPTIYEHGLEELLHDAYDNLKFSTSLKDYVNSSDVIFICVGTPTKDNGDADTSGVEAVAREIGKHLEEKGQSANSQSTADTRGPVVVNKSTVPVGTQERVKAVIERSLKERNTEATFYTASVPEFLREGVAILDTLYPDRIVIGTDYKEAEDTLETLYKPLIDQNFKEPEAVKRPENYPNPAFIKTDPRSAELIKYAANAFLPMKISFINEIANLAEKLGADIDQVAKGIGSDSRISASFLGAGVGWGGSCFGKDTRALLYMAGEYGEELGLIKQARKTNYAQRMLLIEKLREELNILRGKTIAILGLSFKPGTDDLRDSPALDIIDKLLELGAFVKVYDPKAMDNFKEEYPDMEVDYARCEYSVLDDAHALMLITDWPEFKELDFTEANEKMKEKIVIDGRNIYDKEELESKGFVYRGVGR from the coding sequence ATGCCAGAAAATAAATCTTTAAATATAACTATAGTTGGGACAGGCTATGTAGGTCTTACAACAGGGGTGTCCCTTGCCTATCTAGGTCACAAAGTAACCTGCGTTGATACTAACCCTGCTGTCATCTCCAAGCTAAAAGAAAAGACCCCTACAATCTACGAGCACGGTCTAGAGGAGTTATTACATGATGCCTATGATAACTTGAAGTTTAGCACTTCACTAAAAGATTATGTTAATTCGTCAGATGTTATCTTCATCTGTGTAGGTACCCCCACAAAAGATAACGGGGATGCAGATACCTCAGGAGTAGAAGCAGTAGCTAGAGAGATAGGAAAGCACCTTGAGGAGAAAGGACAATCTGCAAATAGTCAATCCACAGCTGACACTAGAGGACCTGTTGTGGTAAATAAATCCACAGTACCTGTAGGCACCCAGGAAAGGGTAAAAGCAGTTATAGAAAGATCACTTAAAGAAAGAAACACTGAAGCTACTTTCTATACAGCATCAGTACCAGAGTTTCTCAGGGAAGGAGTAGCAATCCTAGATACCCTCTATCCAGATAGAATTGTAATAGGTACTGACTACAAGGAAGCAGAAGACACCCTGGAGACACTCTATAAGCCTTTAATAGACCAGAACTTCAAAGAACCTGAAGCTGTCAAAAGACCTGAAAACTACCCAAACCCTGCTTTTATTAAGACTGACCCAAGAAGTGCAGAGCTTATTAAATACGCAGCTAATGCCTTCTTACCCATGAAGATAAGCTTCATCAACGAGATAGCTAACCTTGCTGAGAAGCTAGGTGCTGACATAGATCAGGTAGCCAAAGGAATTGGCTCAGACAGCCGTATAAGTGCAAGCTTTCTTGGAGCGGGTGTAGGCTGGGGTGGAAGTTGCTTCGGTAAGGATACTAGAGCTTTACTCTACATGGCAGGTGAATACGGTGAAGAACTAGGCCTTATCAAGCAGGCCCGCAAAACTAATTACGCCCAGCGTATGCTTCTGATAGAGAAGCTAAGAGAAGAGCTTAATATACTTAGGGGTAAGACCATAGCCATACTAGGGCTATCCTTCAAACCGGGAACTGATGACCTCCGTGATAGCCCGGCCCTAGATATAATAGACAAACTCCTTGAGCTTGGAGCCTTTGTCAAAGTTTATGACCCAAAAGCCATGGATAACTTCAAAGAAGAGTATCCTGATATGGAAGTAGATTATGCAAGATGCGAGTACTCTGTCCTTGATGATGCCCATGCTCTTATGCTTATAACCGACTGGCCAGAGTTCAAAGAGCTAGACTTCACTGAAGCAAATGAAAAGATGAAAGAAAAGATAGTCATTGATGGTAGAAACATATATGACAAAGAAGAGCTAGAATCAAAAGGCTTTGTCTATAGAGGGGTTGGAAGGTAG
- the galU gene encoding UTP--glucose-1-phosphate uridylyltransferase GalU: MNKVKKAVIPAAGLGTRFLPATKAVPKEMLPILDKPTIQYIVEEAIESGIEDILIITSRGKEAIENHFDKAYELEDTLLKKEKHDLLEKVQKTSDINIHYIRQKEPLGLGHAILYAKKFVGDEPFGVMLGDDIVVNRDGAPCLKQMIDIYEKDKASVIGVKQVPDEEVSRYGIVKKTGKETDKASQVDELVEKPPLEEAPSNLAIMGRYVISPRVFELLEKTKPGSGGEIQLTDALNDLAKKESVVAYEFEGIRYDAGDLLGYLKTTVEFALHREDISEDFKKYLENLLNS, translated from the coding sequence ATGAATAAGGTGAAAAAAGCAGTGATCCCGGCAGCAGGCCTTGGAACAAGGTTTTTGCCTGCAACCAAAGCTGTACCAAAAGAGATGCTTCCCATACTAGACAAACCAACTATCCAGTACATAGTAGAAGAAGCCATAGAGTCAGGTATAGAAGACATCCTAATAATAACAAGCCGGGGCAAAGAAGCTATAGAGAATCATTTTGATAAGGCTTATGAACTAGAAGATACCCTTTTGAAAAAAGAAAAACACGACCTCTTAGAGAAAGTTCAAAAAACAAGTGACATAAACATACATTATATAAGACAAAAAGAGCCCCTTGGTCTTGGCCATGCTATCCTTTATGCCAAGAAGTTTGTAGGGGATGAACCCTTTGGGGTTATGCTTGGTGATGATATAGTAGTTAATAGAGACGGAGCCCCTTGTCTTAAGCAGATGATAGATATTTATGAAAAAGATAAAGCAAGTGTAATAGGGGTTAAACAAGTACCTGACGAAGAAGTAAGTAGATATGGAATAGTGAAAAAGACCGGTAAAGAAACAGATAAAGCCTCTCAAGTAGATGAACTTGTAGAAAAACCTCCCCTAGAAGAAGCTCCTTCTAACCTGGCTATTATGGGTAGGTATGTTATAAGCCCTAGAGTATTTGAACTGCTAGAGAAGACAAAGCCAGGAAGCGGAGGGGAGATACAGCTTACTGATGCCCTTAATGACCTTGCCAAAAAAGAGTCAGTAGTGGCTTATGAATTTGAAGGCATTAGATATGATGCAGGGGATTTACTTGGGTATCTTAAGACTACTGTGGAGTTTGCTCTTCATAGAGAAGATATCAGTGAGGATTTTAAAAAGTACTTAGAAAACCTTTTGAACAGTTAA
- a CDS encoding glucose-6-phosphate isomerase, with amino-acid sequence MSKITLELKYPEQFVCEDELFFFRENIKSVHHILHEQKGPGKEETRWIGWPSEFLNSKGHKDLKEIAKRVKENADVFLVIGVGGSYLSSRAGFNFLCSSFHNQLPREERNGPQVFFAGSSLSSDYIKELYELLKDKNLYINVVSKSGTTLEPNIVFDIFKDHLEKKYGKKEAKNRIIVTTSSQKGPLYKLALKEGYDTLVIPEGMPGRYTVHTPVALFPFEIMGIDTEKVLEGAKDAETIYSEKDIEENPCYRYAALRNIFYKKGKTIELLASYDPSLELLGEWWKQLYGESEGKQKKGIFPVGASYTRDLHSLGQYVQEGRRDFFSTTIWVNRPDNRLNTLKGDKNYSGWEISDLNEIACEGTIKAHSMGDVPNIKIDVPEKSPYYFGMLTYFFMKACAMSAYLLGVNPFVQPGVEKYKQNIRESLGTGSPASSSSNSNDDQKESMFD; translated from the coding sequence ATGTCCAAAATAACCCTTGAACTAAAATACCCTGAACAGTTTGTCTGTGAGGACGAGTTGTTCTTTTTTAGAGAAAATATAAAATCAGTACACCATATCCTTCACGAGCAAAAAGGTCCAGGAAAAGAAGAAACCCGCTGGATCGGTTGGCCATCTGAGTTCTTAAACAGCAAAGGCCACAAGGACTTAAAAGAGATCGCCAAAAGGGTAAAAGAAAATGCCGATGTTTTCTTGGTAATTGGTGTTGGAGGTTCTTATCTTAGCAGTAGAGCAGGGTTTAACTTCCTGTGCAGTTCTTTTCACAATCAACTACCAAGAGAAGAAAGAAATGGTCCTCAGGTGTTTTTTGCCGGGAGCAGTCTTAGCTCTGATTACATAAAAGAACTCTATGAGCTGCTAAAAGACAAAAACCTCTATATAAACGTAGTGTCAAAATCAGGTACAACCCTAGAACCAAATATAGTTTTTGATATATTTAAAGACCATTTAGAGAAAAAATACGGCAAAAAAGAAGCAAAGAACAGAATAATAGTCACCACCTCTAGTCAAAAAGGGCCCCTCTACAAGCTTGCCCTAAAAGAGGGTTATGACACCCTTGTAATCCCCGAAGGAATGCCCGGTAGATACACAGTCCATACCCCGGTAGCGTTATTTCCTTTTGAGATTATGGGGATCGATACAGAAAAAGTCCTAGAAGGGGCCAAAGACGCAGAAACCATCTACAGCGAAAAAGATATAGAAGAAAACCCCTGCTATAGATATGCAGCCCTAAGAAATATCTTCTACAAAAAAGGAAAAACCATCGAGCTGCTAGCAAGCTATGACCCATCTCTAGAGCTGCTCGGTGAATGGTGGAAACAGCTGTATGGTGAAAGCGAAGGCAAACAAAAGAAAGGAATCTTCCCCGTTGGGGCATCATATACAAGAGATCTTCACTCCCTTGGCCAGTACGTCCAGGAGGGAAGAAGGGATTTCTTCTCCACTACAATATGGGTTAATAGGCCTGACAATAGGCTTAACACTCTAAAAGGAGATAAGAATTATTCTGGCTGGGAGATATCAGACCTAAACGAGATAGCCTGTGAAGGAACCATAAAAGCCCACAGCATGGGAGATGTACCAAATATCAAGATAGACGTACCAGAGAAAAGCCCGTATTACTTCGGCATGCTAACCTACTTTTTCATGAAAGCCTGTGCTATGAGCGCTTATCTACTAGGAGTTAACCCCTTTGTCCAACCAGGGGTGGAAAAATACAAGCAAAACATAAGAGAAAGCCTTGGGACCGGTTCTCCTGCTTCCTCTTCTTCTAACTCTAACGACGACCAAAAGGAGTCTATGTTTGATTAA
- a CDS encoding helix-turn-helix domain-containing protein produces MPGINCYLCDKKMKKEAVDIKTGWGEYELRIKGLEPYICPNCNEKIYNKQEMSLLQNLSKCLSTKEANTRPKVLNIEDVVDLLIENCETISLMIKEGKLEPVKKDGEWKFDRKDIEAIN; encoded by the coding sequence ATGCCCGGTATTAATTGTTATTTATGTGATAAAAAAATGAAAAAAGAAGCTGTAGATATAAAAACTGGTTGGGGCGAATATGAGCTAAGAATAAAAGGCTTAGAGCCGTATATTTGTCCTAACTGCAATGAAAAAATATATAATAAACAAGAGATGTCGCTTTTACAAAACTTATCAAAATGCTTATCTACAAAGGAAGCAAATACGCGTCCTAAAGTGTTAAACATAGAGGATGTAGTAGACTTGTTAATAGAAAATTGTGAGACCATTTCCCTGATGATAAAAGAAGGAAAGTTAGAACCGGTTAAAAAAGATGGGGAATGGAAATTTGACCGTAAAGATATCGAAGCAATCAACTAA
- a CDS encoding type II toxin-antitoxin system RelE/ParE family toxin, whose amino-acid sequence MYEIIYYESFSENPVIDFISNQYPKEQAKILREIDLLQTFGISLGMPHLRKIKNTELWELRIIHGNNIFRILFKDLDKSTYLLLHGFQKKQDKTPKKEIDIALKRLKEYLEGGDR is encoded by the coding sequence ATGTATGAAATAATATATTATGAAAGTTTTAGTGAAAATCCTGTAATAGACTTTATAAGTAATCAATATCCAAAAGAACAGGCTAAAATCTTAAGAGAAATAGATTTGCTTCAAACTTTTGGGATTTCACTGGGTATGCCGCATCTTAGAAAAATTAAAAATACTGAACTCTGGGAATTAAGAATTATTCATGGTAATAATATATTCAGGATACTTTTCAAAGATTTAGACAAGAGTACCTATCTGTTACTTCATGGGTTTCAAAAAAAACAAGATAAAACCCCAAAAAAAGAAATTGATATAGCTTTAAAAAGATTGAAAGAATATTTAGAAGGTGGTGATAGATAA
- a CDS encoding transposase yields the protein MPRQARKKSKSRIYHVILRGTNRKEIFHDDEDRIRYLGTLKKSKNNNNNSYKVLGWCLMSNHLHLLLQEGEMNLAEIIKRTAVSYVRYYNHKYYNIGHLFQDRFRSEPVENEAYLLTVIRYIHQNPVKAGMVKKPVNWKWSSCRGYYKKNIHLHELLDVDIVLGTFSKNRKEAIELFKEFNEAQNTDTCLDDMNGVRLTDEKAREEINKVISSLGLDIKEVQGLAKRKRDKVLLKIKELDGVTQRQAARILEISPSMIFKAKKE from the coding sequence ATGCCTCGTCAGGCCAGGAAAAAAAGTAAATCCAGGATTTATCATGTCATACTTAGAGGCACGAATCGTAAAGAGATATTTCATGACGACGAAGACCGTATTCGCTATCTTGGTACTTTAAAGAAATCAAAAAACAATAACAATAATTCATATAAGGTTCTTGGCTGGTGTCTAATGAGTAATCATCTCCACTTGCTACTACAAGAAGGGGAAATGAATCTTGCGGAGATAATTAAACGAACAGCGGTGAGCTATGTAAGGTATTACAACCATAAGTATTATAATATTGGTCATCTGTTTCAGGATAGATTTAGAAGTGAACCCGTTGAGAATGAAGCCTACTTATTAACAGTAATACGTTATATCCATCAAAATCCAGTAAAAGCGGGCATGGTAAAAAAACCTGTTAACTGGAAGTGGAGTAGTTGTAGAGGATATTATAAAAAAAATATACACCTTCACGAGTTACTAGATGTTGATATTGTCTTGGGGACTTTTTCTAAGAACAGAAAAGAAGCAATAGAATTGTTTAAAGAATTTAATGAAGCTCAAAATACTGATACTTGCTTGGATGATATGAATGGAGTCAGATTAACCGATGAAAAAGCGAGAGAAGAAATTAATAAAGTTATTTCATCTTTAGGATTGGATATTAAAGAAGTTCAAGGCTTAGCAAAAAGAAAACGTGATAAGGTTTTGTTGAAGATAAAAGAACTTGATGGTGTTACTCAGAGGCAAGCAGCTCGTATACTAGAAATATCACCGAGTATGATCTTCAAAGCAAAAAAGGAATGA
- a CDS encoding copper amine oxidase N-terminal domain-containing protein, with translation MTIYTDVGISKDITLNFEDDEDTEIVVSIGSQVAYVDGDDMMIDAAPVIREEDNRTYLPFRIIGELLGVDVEWDSDKRAVEAEYEGTEVMLFIDEITAYIDDEPHELDSEPYIDEDSDRTMIPFRFFAEAFGADVEWDEDEEEITVEM, from the coding sequence GTGACCATCTACACAGATGTGGGTATAAGTAAAGATATTACCTTAAACTTTGAAGATGATGAAGATACAGAGATAGTAGTAAGCATAGGAAGCCAGGTAGCATACGTCGATGGTGATGATATGATGATAGACGCAGCCCCTGTAATAAGAGAAGAAGATAACCGTACCTATCTGCCATTTAGAATAATCGGCGAACTACTTGGTGTTGACGTAGAATGGGACAGTGACAAAAGAGCAGTAGAAGCAGAATACGAAGGAACAGAAGTAATGTTATTTATAGACGAAATAACAGCCTATATTGATGATGAACCCCATGAGTTAGATAGTGAGCCATATATAGATGAAGACTCTGATAGAACCATGATACCCTTTAGATTCTTCGCAGAAGCCTTTGGTGCAGATGTAGAATGGGACGAAGACGAAGAGGAGATAACTGTAGAGATGTAG
- a CDS encoding copper amine oxidase N-terminal domain-containing protein has product MVLVLTFLLPSAFAEDTKENLEVLYNNITIYVDGEKQNTEQEPFIHEGRTFVPLRFVSDALGEHLEWDGTEQNIYIGKRPGDEKEYLEGKEWEEYYDPSGSHLRFTAENNMTSENIVFSTIDITCIDEEELYYGADSILSISEKYPEYLPEPPNYGNYLLIRDLEGRDDGHYYLLGFNDGPDHGYISSEEDHIDKYGTSWSNGSQYGIENAEDYDLFYIPKGSDATFYRIPTE; this is encoded by the coding sequence ATGGTTTTAGTTCTGACCTTTTTACTACCATCAGCGTTTGCTGAAGATACCAAAGAAAACCTAGAAGTACTTTACAACAACATTACGATTTATGTTGACGGTGAAAAACAAAACACAGAACAAGAACCATTTATTCATGAGGGAAGAACCTTTGTGCCTTTACGTTTCGTTTCAGATGCTTTAGGTGAACACTTAGAATGGGATGGAACTGAACAGAATATCTATATTGGAAAGAGACCGGGTGATGAAAAAGAATATCTGGAGGGAAAAGAGTGGGAGGAATATTATGACCCCAGTGGTAGCCATCTTAGATTTACTGCAGAAAATAACATGACTTCAGAGAATATTGTTTTTTCAACGATTGATATCACCTGCATAGATGAAGAAGAACTTTACTATGGAGCAGATAGTATATTAAGTATATCAGAAAAATATCCGGAATATTTACCGGAGCCACCAAATTACGGTAATTATTTATTGATTAGGGATTTAGAAGGTCGCGATGATGGACATTACTATCTTTTAGGTTTTAATGACGGACCTGATCATGGCTATATAAGTAGTGAAGAGGACCACATTGATAAATACGGAACAAGTTGGAGTAATGGTAGTCAGTATGGTATTGAGAACGCTGAAGATTATGACTTGTTCTACATACCAAAGGGTAGTGATGCTACATTTTACCGAATACCAACAGAATAA
- a CDS encoding GDP-mannose 4,6-dehydratase, whose protein sequence is MDLTYNRYLVTGGAGFIGSHLVDKLLQAGKEVITLDDFNHFYPARLKEDNIKAHLSYDNFNLVRGDIRDKELVDEVIDTYAPEVIIHLAARAGVRPSLNKPYLYQSTNIEGTLNLLEGARKYKIDKFIFGSSSSVYGKNKKVPFSEDDALLNPASPYAATKISGETLCQTYADLYEIPTVSLRFFTVFGPRQRPDLAIRKFTERILNDEKITLFGDGYSARDYTYVDDIVDGILKAVNYEIVEQKSEHLFENFNLGNSTPVKLIELVRSIEKVLGKEANIEWAPDQPGDVPITYADISRSKEKLGYSPSTSLEEGLKVFAEWITL, encoded by the coding sequence ATGGACTTAACCTACAATAGATACTTAGTAACAGGAGGAGCAGGTTTTATAGGTAGTCACCTTGTAGACAAACTCCTTCAGGCAGGTAAAGAAGTAATAACCTTAGATGACTTTAATCACTTTTATCCAGCTAGATTAAAAGAAGACAACATAAAAGCTCATCTATCCTATGATAACTTTAATCTGGTTAGAGGAGATATAAGGGACAAAGAGCTTGTAGATGAGGTGATAGATACCTATGCTCCGGAGGTGATAATCCATCTGGCAGCACGGGCAGGGGTAAGACCTTCACTTAATAAGCCCTATCTCTACCAGTCTACCAATATAGAAGGAACTCTTAACCTCCTAGAAGGGGCAAGAAAATACAAGATAGACAAATTTATCTTTGGCTCATCAAGTTCAGTATACGGTAAGAACAAAAAAGTACCCTTTAGTGAAGACGATGCCCTTTTAAACCCGGCATCACCATACGCTGCAACCAAGATATCAGGAGAAACCCTATGTCAGACATACGCAGACTTATATGAGATACCCACAGTGTCTCTAAGATTCTTTACCGTCTTTGGCCCAAGGCAAAGACCGGACCTTGCTATACGTAAGTTCACCGAGAGGATACTTAATGACGAGAAGATAACTCTCTTTGGTGATGGTTACAGCGCAAGGGATTATACCTACGTGGATGATATAGTAGATGGTATTCTGAAAGCTGTTAATTATGAAATAGTGGAGCAAAAAAGCGAACACCTATTTGAGAACTTCAACCTGGGAAATTCCACCCCGGTTAAGCTGATAGAACTTGTAAGGTCTATAGAGAAAGTATTAGGCAAAGAAGCAAATATAGAATGGGCACCTGACCAACCAGGGGATGTTCCTATTACTTATGCAGATATATCAAGGTCAAAGGAGAAGCTTGGTTATAGTCCTTCTACTTCTTTAGAAGAGGGGCTAAAGGTATTTGCAGAATGGATCACATTATAA